The following is a genomic window from Meriones unguiculatus strain TT.TT164.6M chromosome 7, Bangor_MerUng_6.1, whole genome shotgun sequence.
TCTTGGTGTGAAGGGCCATGTCAATATGGCCAGGAGACCAGCCATGGGGACCTTGTAACCTTCCATGACCATAGAGCCTACTGGTGTGCTCGGTGCTGAGAGCTAGGCAGGAGGGGATGAGGTGAGGTCCATGGCGCCTCATCTCCAACCATCCTAAAAGCTGGGAATGCAGTTGTTGGGCCTGTGAGGAGATAAACTTAGCAGCTTAGGCAGCTTGGCCAAGGCAGCACGGTCCACATTCCTGAGAACATTGCTGCAGCCCTCCAGCCTCCTCACACAGCACCCTCGGAGGTAGTTAGTCGCAGACTAGCCTCTGCCACGAGGGGAGGCCTCAACACAGCCTATGGCACTGTCTGCAGGAAGTAGGCTCGTGCAGTGAGGCACGACCAGGAGAGAGGGGTGCAGCTGGGCTCACTGGGACTCCCCAGTGCCTGCATTCATCTGTGTGCACAGGGAGGGGCCACCTGCCCTGGCTCAGTCCTCCAGTCTCAGAAAAAGTTCTGCGGCCAAGCCTTCCAAGTCATCTCAACAGTCGCTATACAGGGACGCCTATTTCCAGAACTCAGGGCCACTCCCAGGCATGGGGCAACGGCATACCCTCTGTCCATGGCCTCCTTTTTGGTGAGGTCCTTGGTCAAGCCCAGGCTATAGTCTGGGCCTACTCTTTTCCCTCTGCCAAGGGACCCCCTCTCAGCACACTGCTGCTACCTGCTCTGGACATCAGGACCCGCTGTGGTCCAGCTCCTTAGGACAGGTGTAGTCACATCAGCATTTGTTCCCCAACTCAAATGCAGAGAGGCTGGCCAGCCATCCGACTTGGGAGTCAGTTCCATGTCGGATGGGGAGAGGTGAACCCCGTGTTGACAGCCTGACCTGACCTTATCCAGGGATATGGATCTTCTGCTGCCATCCTGGCCCTAGCCAAGCTCAGGATGGTGGTTTCATAGGTCAGAGGACCTAAAGTGAAGCTGTCCCATGGCTTGGAGGAAGGGACCTTCTGACGCACATATCTAGAGGTTTTTCCATAGCAGCAGAAGCCAGGCCTTCAAGAGTCTAAGGGAATGAGACTCAGGCCTGGGGCTTGCCAAAGGGAGCTACACAGGGCTGCTGGACTCCATCCACCTGGATTCAGGCCTCATTCTGAGAGACCAGGTTCAGGCCAAGACTCCATTCCGCCCAAAAGAAGGACAACACGTAGACTATGACAAATACTAGATTTAATCTGGGACACAGGAACAGAGAAACCAGCTCCACGGGACCAGAGGTGCAGAGTATCCTGTTCATTCGTAGCTAAGATCCAGAAAGATCAGGTAAGCCTGGTTATTCCAACCATAGCCTGTATCCACTGCTGCTGGGCACAACAGGCTGAGAAGCAGTCCAGACTTCAGGAGATGTAGACAGACCAGTTCTGTGCCCATGGGACTGGGAGCAGCATGGAGTCATGGTGCTTGGCCCCCGCTGGCCGACAGGACTCACAGGCAGTTCTTTACCAGCTTAACCTTGCGCTTAACCCTGGAGTAGGGTCCCAGAGAGTCCTCAAATACAAAGTCCCAGAGCACCTTCACCCAGGAGTAGTACTGCGGCAGGTGGTCGTAGTACTCAGGTGCAATCTTCCGCACCTGTGGAAAGGGTTAGCGTCAAGACTGTACCTTGGCTGGTACTCTACACATACACTGTGAGTGCACACTGACACTGAGCAGCAGGGAGGGCGCACGCAGGCCCAGCGCACCACCTCGGAACCAACTTTCCGATCCGGGCGGTCCAGGTGGGCCCACTGTGGTCTGCAGAATTCTGAGGCCTATGGGCCTTGGGTCACACCCTCACCCCAGCATCCTATGATAACCTGCCTCTGGGCCTCAGCTTTCACCGTTTCCTCACCCTCCAGCTCTGAGTTTTACCCCTGACCTGATGATATGCCGCATCTGCCTCCTACCCCAGGGAGTGCTCCAGCCACAGGACACCCATCACCAAACCTCCACAGTGCTATGGCACTCGCCCTCACACCTCCCCAGGGAGGGCACTGCTACATCTGAAATGGGCCCAGCAGGCAGCCTTCTCTCCCGCCTACAGTGAATGCTCCATGAAGGCTGCCCCTTCAGAGGTGGCCTCAGCTGAGACTCAAGCTTGACTTCTGAGATGTGCTGTCCCCTCTTAGCCTCTGCCCTCATCTCAAATGTACATTTGAGTGTGACAGCTGTGGAGGGACGAGAACGCTTCATAGGTTGCATGGGTACAGCCTTGGGCCAATCCGAAGTCACCCAGCCcagcaatgcacacacacacacacacacacacacacacctggtcaCCCAAGGAGGGTGACACTCCCGAGTACCCTCCCGTACTGCTGCCCCTTGCCACACCTAACAGCCATTGGCATTCAAGGCCTCCTGTCCCTCTGTCTCAGCCTGCATCCCCTCCACCTCGCCTCTTCTCAGCTTTCCTTGCCTGTAGCTGCAGCCAGTCCCCATAGGTTGCAAGGACAAGACCACGCCTGTGCTGCCTGGCCAGCTCCAGGCTGGCAGCAGTATGTCTGTGTGTTCCAAGGCTGTGACAGGAAATGAGCACCAACAAGCATGAGCCAGGAAGCAGGTACCTGACAGTATCCACTGACACCGACAAGGAAGCTGAAATGGAGCACGCACTTGACTAGAGACACTCCAGAGCCCACTAGTGGGGTTCCAGCAGGTGTGCACTAGCCTAAGCTACTAACCTGAACCTGCCTGGAAAACTGCCCTGTCTCCatctgcctcctccatctccagCCAGACACTGGCTTGTGTGGTACAGCCTTTCCTGATGCCCTGGAGCCAAAAGTGAATGACCGGTCCATTgccaacacacaaacaaataaggcAGGCTGGGAATAGCTGGAGGCCTTCTCGCTCCTGCTATGTCTGCTTCCATGCCAGGTTGAGCACTTACCAGTGGCAGATAGCAGCCGGGGATGCTGGGGAAGTCATGGTGCTCCATGTGGTAGCCCACATTGAAGGTGATCCAGTTGAGGGGCCCATAGTAGGAATAAGTCTCATGGCCCTTCAGGAACATGTAATGCTCAGCCACGAAGTGGCCAGAGATAGGATGCAGGCCCAAGCCCAGGAAGGAGCTGGCTATCAGGTAGGCTATGGGCTTGATCCCCCAGAGGGCAAAGATGGTGACGTCAGCTGCCATCTGCACCAGGGTGTTGAGCATCTCCATCCGCGTTATCGCCTTGGGGTGCACATAGAGCGGCCGCAGAGTGTAGATGAAGGGTTGCAGTATCAGCCAGAGCACTTTGCGGGCCGGAGTGCAGAAGAACCAGCCTTCAAAGTTCGTGGGAATGTCCACGTCCAGCCCGTCGCCACCCAGGTAACGGTGGTGGTCCACGTGGTACTTCTTGAAGGATGAGGCATAGGGTAAGCCAATTGGCAgattggcaaagatgccaaaccaGCGGTTGCGGTAGGAACAGCTTGTGCCAAAGGCAGTATTGTGCGAGATGTCGTGGATGGCCAGTGTCAGTGAGTGGTTGATGCAGCCACCGAAGGCATAGGCCCAAAAGAACAGCCATCGCCAAGAGAGCCCCCGCACCAGCCAGCAGGCCAGTAACTGCACCAGCACCATTCCCGTCACCGTCCATTTGATGTGGGGGTCTGGCCGCATCAGGGCCTTGATGGCTGGGTACTTGGCTACAGGGGAGACAAGAATGATGAGTGACTCCAAATTTATTGAACCCTCATTCTTCCCCCCCTTCTCCTGCCATCTCCCATCTTCAGGCCCCAGCAGCACCCTGAAAGTAAACAGCAGCCCAACACCTACCCTCAAAGGTCTTAGAGAGGCATTACGCCATCACTGTACTTTCTGTCTGGGAAGAGTTGCAGCCTGGATTGTGGGGTACAAAGGCCTCACTCTGACCACCTTCTGAAGGAGGCTAGAAGATGTCCCAGGGTCGGGGAATTAGCCACCAGCAGAAATAAGGTGCAGGTGCCACAATAGGCCACATAAGGAAAATGATCTGTCAGGAACCAAAGTTACTGCAGAACCTCGGGCCTCGTGGGCCTCCGGCATTCCAGCCGACACATCCATGCCACGTGCAGCTAGTTGCTTGGACATGGCCAGATAGAGATGATGTGGGCTGGTCACTCCCAAGCTTGCCAGGCACTTGGGGGTGGCCAGGCATCAGGGAGGCAGTTCCTAAAACAAATAAGCACTTCGGAGAAGCTAACAAAATGTTAGCTATCTCTACAAGGCAGCAAGTGTCCGTCCTTATACAGTTTGtgcattttcatatttttgttttctagaaaagGAGCAAATGGTGTGCGTGGAAGTTAGCCAAGCCAGGAAGGCCCAGGAGGGAAAGACAGAGCATTGACAGCATTTAGGTGTCGGTACCTGAAGGCTAAGGGCTGGGGCAAGTGCCTTCTAGAAAGCTCTGGGGCTGGCAGTGTGGCTGATCACACAGCTAGGGCTGCATCTGGGAACTGGTGCAGGTGTTATATCAGGTCACATAAGGGGTCATCAGCAATTCAGGATGACAGCTATCCCCAGGTCTGCTCCGTCCCCTGGCTCCCTGGACAAGAACAGACATCCAAGAGATGGGGCCAAGCCCGTCCTGCAGGGGGGAAACCCAGCCAGCAGAGGAGGAGCTTGGCCTAGCGCACCTCAGTTAAACTGCTCAGCAGCTCCACCACCCTGTGAGCAGACGGTGGCCTCAACAGGCCTTGCCCAGGCCTGGCCTGAGGAGAGAGTCTCCTAAGACCAGAGCAGGAGCGATGGCCTTGACTGGAACTGACAAGGCCATGTAAACAGCAATTACAGCTTTATAACGTGACTGTCATTAATGCCTCCGGCCTGCACACTAGAGTGGCAGGGCCAGGGAGGTGGTTCAGTTTCCAGTGCACACAAAGCCTTGGGTCCATCCCCAACGCCATATGAGCAGTGTGCTGACAcacacctgaaatctcagcacttgagggtggaggcaggaggatcagaagttcaagatatTTCTCAGGTACAAAGTGAATGtgaggcagcctgggctgcatgagattGTGtaagtagaaaaagaagaaagaaagaaagagagaggaaggaaggaaggaaggaaggaaggaaggaaggaaggaaggaaggaaggaaggaaggaaggaaggaaggcaggcaaatTTCACAtgtgttccccccccccaaaaaaaaaaagaatgtttggcCAGGCAGTGGCAGCACTGAACCTTACTCCCcaccctcaggaagcagaggcagtcagatctctgagttcaaggccagcctggtctacagagcaagttccaggacagccagggccacacagagaaaccctgacttgaaaaacaaaacgaacaaaagCCTGTAGCCCACAAACACCTCATCTGGATAATCTGGCAGGGTCCTGACACAAGCCTTGTTAGCTGCCTAGGGGATTTCAGGGCCAAGCTAAGGCAGGCTGCTTGGGGGCCTCAGCAGCTTAACAGCCCCCAGGGACCTGGAAGAGCTTGGGCTCTAGGGAACAGGCTGCCCCCAGGCAGACTGTGTATCTCTGTTTTTCAAAGAGGGGGACATTTAGCACCAGTGGTGAGCAGAACAACCCACCAAGATGCCCCACGTGCCAAACCCACAGCCTGTGACCACCTTAAGTGAAAGGTGAAGAAGAAGAGATGCACAAGTCATCAAAGGCGTCACAAGGCTCCATGCAAGAGCAAAGCTGGGGCCTCAGGGCTGAGCAGGGCATAAGGACTGAGGCCACCTTTCTTGGAACACAGAGGGAATGCTGTGAAGAAGGTAGGTGACTCCAGAAGCGAGGAGAGACCAGGGAATCTGCTCTACTATGGAGCTTCCAGAAGGAATGCCACTCTGCTGAGGTGGATTTCAGCTTAGTAAGGCAAGGCCAGAATGCCAAGGTCCAGAGCAAAGGATCGGCAAAGCGCTGCACACCCACAGCCGGTGACGCCATTCTGGGCCTCCTCCTCCCAACCCTGGGAGAGGGGCCAGCCAAGCTCAGCCTGGCTTCTACTCAGTAGTCCCGGCAGGGTAGATAGGCCTGCAGGACACACCCAACATCTTCCCACTGGACTCAGGGAGGGTGTGGCCCTGGGCACACAGGACAGAAGGATAGGACAGCCACACTCAAGGGGCTGATGTACCTCCTGCTACTTGGGGAACCGAGGGGAAGGGGACAGGTGCAGGGCCAGGATCAGAAGGATGCCACTGAGAAGTGCCTCCAtgtttcaggaaaatggatgcttCTGGGAAATACAGGATCGTGGGGAAGGTGATGTCTCTTCATGGCGGGCAGGATAAGAACATCTGTGGGAAGGCTCTGTCCCCCTCAGGAAAATCACATGCAAAGCGTCTGAGCCTGCACACGCCACCAGCTTCCCAGTCCCCATGGTGGCCGCTGTGTTCCTGTCTCCGGCCACCTCAGGGTGGCAGccaccctcttcctctcctacctaGGAACCCACTAGCTCTCAGCTGCCCTTGCTTCCCTTTGGAAGAGGGCCAAATATCAGCGCACGAGGGCTGGTCCAGCCACACCTGCATTCCGTGAGCCACAGCCAGGCGAACCCCGGGATGGCGGGGCCCAGGCTGGAGCTTAGGTATAGGCTAGCACACTCGGGACATGCCCACAGCCACCGCCCAGCAGCAGCGATTTGGATGGAGGTCTTCTGGCTGTGGAGTGCTTGCttaccctttcctctccctttcctctgccCAGGCCTCTGCCAGGAGTTCTGTGCACCGACTCCTGTCCCTCTGAGTCCTAGGCGGCCCTCCTCAGGTTCTCTGTGGACCTCCCACGGGGAAGAAATGTGCCACACGGAAGGACAGCAGGCGCCTCCATGGCTCATCCTGACTCCCCAAGCTACCCCTCCCCCAGCACTGCTGAGCCCTCCACCCAGTGAGCTTAGCGCTCGGTGGGCATGAACAGTATGCAGCCTCTAGCCTGGATGCCCTACCCCGGTCTCGAGAGTTCTCTCCTCCACTAGACAGCCTGCGGCCCAGCCTGGACAGCCATCCAGAAGGCTGCAAGCCAACGCCCTCAGCTCGAGCTGGTGCCTCTCTCTCAGGCCTCACACTCCACTTGTGCCATGCCTCCCCTGACAGCCCCCGGAGCTAGGAGCACGTGGAGGTGGCACCCTCCTTGAGGGCACATGCATGGCCCCTGGCTCTGAGGAGGCCTGCCCTGCTGCCCCACGCTTACCACCTCCATGTGCCACCGAGCTGTCCTTAAGGGCCCAGAGCCACACCCTCTGCCGTTGTCCCGGGGGAGCCCTGCATCCCACTCAATTCTGGGAAGGCTTGGTTGTGCCCGCCGCACAGTAGCTCTGGGGCAGAGCTGCAGTCAgagtagagggagggtgggaatggccTCCACCCCGGGGAGTGTTTCCGGTGATGGGAGTGTTCTCCAGTTGGGTCATGTTACAAACTAAGAACCCTGCAGTGTGGCCCTCCAGTGAAGAGCTTGCTCCCATACCATCACAAGGCTGTTACGAATTTAAAAAGGAGCGCGGCATCAAGACAAACTAAGTGCAGTATCCAGAACATATGAGCAGTGCTAGCAAGGGATGATGGGAACATCGAGACAGTGCTCCATCTGAGAGGACTCAGGCAGTCCAAACACGCTGACAGGCTAGGATGTGGGGCCTTGGGGTGACTAAGGGCTGACAGGATGGAGCCCTTGTGATGGGAACATTGCCCTCAGACAGCAGAGCAGAGTGCTCCCTCAGTGACAGAGCAGACCTGGGGGTAGCTGTCCTCCTGAATTGCTGATGACCCTTTATGTGACCTGATATGACACCTGCACTAGTTCCCGGATGCAGCACTAGCTGCCTgatcagccccccccccccactgccgACAGCCCCAGAGCTTTCTAGAAGGCACTTGCCCCAGCCCTTAGCCTTCAGGTGCTGACATCTAAATGTGTTTCTCAGACAATGGTTCAGAGTGTTCCCTCAGACAATAGAGCAGAGTGCTCCCTCAGACAGCAGACCAGAGTGCTCCCTCAGACAGTAGACCAGAGTGCTCCCTCAGACAGTAGACCAGAGTATCCCCTCAGACAGCAGACCAGAGTGCTCCCTCAGACAGTAGACCAGAGTGTCCCCTCAGACAGCAGACCAGAGTGCTCCCTCAGACAGTGGACCAGAGTGTCCCCTCAGACAGCAGACCAGAGTGCTCCCTCAGACAGTGGACCAGAGTGTCCCCTCAGACAGCAGACCAGAGTGCTCCCTCAGACAGTAGACCAGAGTGCTCCCTCAGACAGTAGACCAGAGTGCTCCCTCGCCTCCTCAGCTGCATGAGAACAAGGAAGCAGCCCTCACCAGATCGTGCTCTGGCACCGGGGCTGACCCTGGTGGCCTCTGGCTAGGAATGGCAAAGGTGTTTAGAGGGTCCCCTGCCTGTGGTTTCTCTCGCCCCCAGAgctcctgggcaccaggcacaggcGAGCTCTCCCGGCACTGAGAAAGGCAGGTGCAGGACTGCAGCTGGGGACAAAAGTAGCGGGTGTGGCACCCTAAGGGAGAGCAGGGGAGAGGACGGTGACAGGGGAAGGGTGGTGAGGCGCCCGTCAGAACACAGGGCTCCTGGGCAGGAACCAGGAGTGGGAATGTTTCCCCAGCTCTACCTCGGGGTGCACCCAGGAATGAGGGGAGGAGCCATGATGGAAATAGTTTCAGCAACTGGCAAATGCCACAACTCAGTTCCTTCGAGAGAGCCTGTGGTTTCCCATTTACCATCTCCAGCATGCGCACATGCACAAGTGTGAGGGGGCATTTGTGTACCTACTCGTGTGTTGCCAGAATGTTTCTGTGGAAAGAACATTGACGCTAAGACCAAAAGAACACATACACAGTCAGTTGATGAAGAGGTCTAGCTGGGCGTGGGAGGGGCATTGTGTCGGCCTAGCAGGTGCCAGGTCCTGGGTTCCAACATCCCCAGAAGCACGAAAATAAATAGTCCGCCCAGACTGAACAATGCTTACAAAGGCCAGGAAGCTGCCTGGGCCTCCCAGATTGGAGAGAAGGCGAAATGCAGTTACAGGGCCAGTGCCGGCCGGAGTGTCCCTAAGAGGCCGGAGCAGAGGCTAGGCCATGGCAGTATGCCCGGGGAGCAGAGGCTAGGCCATGGCAGTATGCCCGGACAGCAAGGCTGCTGCCCCTGAGCTGCTGGGGGCCCCATCCCCATCGCCCCATTTCCCCATTTCCCCATTTCCCCATTTCCCCATTTCCCCATTCCTGCGTGGCACGGCACTACACACGCCCACTTTTCATCACAGCACCATCCCCTACCGTAAAACCATGGGCTCATAACCAGAACACAAAACACCAGGCTCCCGGGGAAGACCATGGGGCCGGAGGCAGCCACAGAGCTGGGCCTGGCAGAGGAGGCCACAGGCTCCACCAGACCCTTGCAGGTCCCAGAAGAGGCAGGCTTCCTGCCAGCCACCCTGGAGTCTGTGTGGCCATGGTTAGGTGGCCAGGGCCTCACCTTCCCCTGGCAGCTCCCTCTGTGCCCTAGACTCTGCTGGCTTGGGGCCGTCTGCTCTTCCCAGAGGCCATCGCCACTGACAGCCCACCGACAGAAGTCACAGCCTAGCCTTTCCTAAGCAAACAATCCAACATCTGACTTCTATTTCCTGGTTTCCctcatatgtgtgtgagtgaatgagtgtgtgtgtgtgtgtgtgtgtgtgtgtgtgtgtgtgtgtgtgtgtgtaccttgctttcatatgttctttttaaaaaagcaaacaaaattacAAAGCTGTTTATCTTCAAAGACACAAACCCAAGCTTGTGTTCCCGGGCCTGGCTCAGTGTATAATGGCTCAGCTTCCTGCCTCCCCTGGCCTGGGGAGACGCTGCCACGGGATCCTATTTTCTTAGACACTGTGCCAGGGAGCATGTCCTCAGCCTAGGCAGCAACGGAAGGTGGACTTTGGTCGTTCATATCACAGAACGCTGGGGCCAACTCTTAGCAATGACTTCCTGGGATCTGACTGGGAGATTGTGACCTTAACCGAACACCTGTCAGGAGCTTGAGGAAGCCATCAGCCAGCCATGTGCAATACAACTGAACCTGAGAATCCAGGCCTCAGTGGCCTCTGGCCTATGCAGTCCAGGGCAAATGGCTTCTCCTGTCTGCAAAGGGTCAGAACAATTATCTGCGGAGATTTCTGTCCCCATCTGTCCCCAGCCTCGGTGAGTCCCCAGCCCTGGCTTCAGGATGTTGACAATAACAGCTACTGTTGACGTTTGTGGCG
Proteins encoded in this region:
- the Degs2 gene encoding sphingolipid delta(4)-desaturase/C4-monooxygenase DES2 isoform X1 translates to MGNSAGRSDFEWVYSDQPHTQRRKEMLAKYPAIKALMRPDPHIKWTVTGMVLVQLLACWLVRGLSWRWLFFWAYAFGGCINHSLTLAIHDISHNTAFGTSCSYRNRWFGIFANLPIGLPYASSFKKYHVDHHRYLGGDGLDVDIPTNFEGWFFCTPARKVLWLILQPFIYTLRPLYVHPKAITRMEMLNTLVQMAADVTIFALWGIKPIAYLIASSFLGLGLHPISGHFVAEHYMFLKGHETYSYYGPLNWITFNVGYHMEHHDFPSIPGCYLPLVRKIAPEYYDHLPQYYSWVKVLWDFVFEDSLGPYSRVKRKVKLVKNCL
- the Degs2 gene encoding sphingolipid delta(4)-desaturase/C4-monooxygenase DES2 isoform X2, which gives rise to MRPDPHIKWTVTGMVLVQLLACWLVRGLSWRWLFFWAYAFGGCINHSLTLAIHDISHNTAFGTSCSYRNRWFGIFANLPIGLPYASSFKKYHVDHHRYLGGDGLDVDIPTNFEGWFFCTPARKVLWLILQPFIYTLRPLYVHPKAITRMEMLNTLVQMAADVTIFALWGIKPIAYLIASSFLGLGLHPISGHFVAEHYMFLKGHETYSYYGPLNWITFNVGYHMEHHDFPSIPGCYLPLVRKIAPEYYDHLPQYYSWVKVLWDFVFEDSLGPYSRVKRKVKLVKNCL